A window of the Helianthus annuus cultivar XRQ/B chromosome 4, HanXRQr2.0-SUNRISE, whole genome shotgun sequence genome harbors these coding sequences:
- the LOC118491144 gene encoding uncharacterized protein LOC118491144: protein MVTTLGTWKNRFFWVSDTNVPFKMVWRLPDAVLNEPEPLASDLNDAFLKAIRECPSRVRPFPEHLLVLLGASKLWEKANRDPVLMRDGTVMSALDFIKSDDTSDVVFGDVSVIPDENVVVKGAEQRFEGAGYVSVSSVKGFSKPLVPKASTRRSARRLKAAPQSTSTEPVELSDDVEESGDQGVEAGSEREKKLVVHGKKGSAKKVAATPVQGSSSMDVEGLDPDAVYVPCWSVKVDDSFKDAAVCEEALSHIAPPLVHKTISEMDDDVMLSHMILSTCNLAAMLPQGVARFRQRMQEYEEFSKKKDKMKSSMAAMKKEISSFAEKEEAWSKKVEGLSRQHEIEMIDFKKSFEADRLRLKADREALSVAQKAFDEEKESLKASVSRATSDNQWLIEQGFQQVVTYLLHSAEFNSALGDVYTKLLNLGKHQGLVAGYKLHEAGHSLEKSPLFRPDASDVFKGSVEQMERLPILMFTRFPLALVSLCLFYRI, encoded by the exons ATGGTTACCACACTTGGGACTTGGAAGAatcgttttttctgggtttcCGATACTAATGTTCCATTTAAAATGGTGTGGCGACtcccggatgctgttctcaatgaaccggaaccccTTGCATCTGACTTGAATGATGCTTTTCTGAAAGCCATTCGTGAATGCCCTtcaagggttcgtccctttcctgagcatTTGCTAGTTTTATTAGGGGCTAGTAAGTTATGGGAAAAAGCTAATCGGGATCCGGTTCTGATGAGAGATGGCACGG ttatgtctgccttGGATTTCATTAAGAGTGATGATACTTCGGATGTGGTTTTTGGGGATGTTTCTGTTATCCCTGATGAGAATGTTGTGGTTAAAGGTGCTGAGCAAAGGTTTGAAGGTGCTGGGTATGTTAGTGTTTCGAGTGTTAAGGGTTTTTCTAAACCTCTTGTCCCCAAGGCTTCAACCCGGCGATCTGCTCGTCGTTTGAAAGctgctcctcaatccacttctactgaaCCGGTGGAGTTGAGTGATGATGTCGAAGAGTCTGGGGATCAGGGTGTTGAAGCGGGTTCTGAGAGGGAGAAGAAGTTAGTTGTTCATGGCAAAAAGGGTTCGGCCAAGAAGGTTGCTGCTACACCTGTTCAGGGTTCTTCGAGTATggacgttgaagggttggatCCGGATGCGGTTTATGTGCCCTGTTGGTCGGTGAAAGTTGATGATAGTTTTaaagatgctgctgtttgtgaagagGCCTTGAGTCATATTGCTCCCCCTTTGGTTCACAAGACTATCTCCGAAATGGATGATGATGTGATGTTGTCTCATATGATTCTCAGTACTTGCAACCTTGCTGCTATGCTTCCTCAGGGCGTTGCCCGTTTTCGTCAGAGGATGCAAGAGTATGAAGAGTTTTCCAAGAAGAAAGATAAGATGAAGTCCTCGATGGCAGCAATGAAGAAGGAGATAAGCAGCTTTGCTGAGAAGGAGGAAGCTTGGTCGAAGAAGGTTGAAGGCTTGTCAAGGCAGCATGAGATTGAGATGATCGACTTTAAGAAGAGTTTTGAGGCTGATCGGTTGAGGCTAAAGGCAGACAGGGAGGCTTTATCTGTTGCTCAGAAAGCCtttgatgaagagaaagagagCCTCAAGGCTTCGGTTTCTCGTGCAACTAGTGATAaccagtggttgattgagcagggCTTTCAACAGGTTGTCACCTACCTGCTTCATTCTGCCGAGTTTAACTCCGCTCTTGGTGATGTTTATACAAAGTTGCTTAATTTGGGAAAACACCAAGGTCTCGTTGCTGGTTACAAGTTGCATGAAGCTGGGCATTCTTTGGAAAAGTCCCCCTTATTTCGTCCCGACGCTTCTGATGTTTTCAAGGGCTCAGTTGAACAGATGGAGAGGCTACCTATCCTTATGTTCACCAGGTTtcctcttgctttggtaagcctttgtctgttttacaggatTTGA
- the LOC110937044 gene encoding caffeoylshikimate esterase, with protein MEVEYQEEYIRNSRGVQLFTCRWLPLSSPKALVFLCHGYGMECSDFMKGCGTKLASYGYAVFGIDYEGHGRSMGARCYIKKFDHIVNDCSNYFKYISGQVGYRNKRRFLYGESMGGAVSLLIHRKDPTFWHGAILVAPMCKISEKVKPHPLVISMLTRVEDVIPRWKIVPTKDVIDAAFKDPVKREEIRANTLIYQEKPRLKTALEMLRASMGLEDSLSKVTLPFFVLHGEADTVTDPEVSRALYEQASSEDKTMKLYPGMWHGLTSGEPDHNIDIVFGDIISWLDKRSEDDYIPEKQFSDNVGGIEVVSPVVKMSERKPRRSKTHGSYLCGWKGRRMLHHSAM; from the exons ATGGAGGTCGAATACCAAGAG GAATACATAAGGAATTCAAGAGGAGTGCAGCTCTTTACATGCAGATGGCTTCCTCTCTCTTCACCAAAGGCCCTTGTTTTCCTTTGCCATg gTTATGGAATGGAATGCAGCGACTTCATGAAAG GATGTGGAACCAAGCTTGCTAGTTACGGGTATGCGGTCTTTGGAATAGACTACGAAGGACATGGGCGGTCCATGGGTGCTCGTTGTTACATTAAAAAATTTGACCATATTGTCAATGACTGCTCAAATTACTTTAAGTACATTTCTG GACAAGTGGGCTACAGGAACAAGAGACGGTTCTTGTATGGTGAGTCCATGGGTGGTGCGGTCTCCCTTCTTATACACAGAAAGGACCCTACTTTTTGGCATGGGGCCATTCTTGTCGCGCCCATGTGTAAG ATATCTGAGAAGGTGAAGCCACACCCATTGGTGATAAGCATGCTGACAAGAGTGGAAGATGTGATACCACGATGGAAGATTGTGCCTACAAAAGATGTTATTGATGCGGCTTTTAAGGATCCTGTTAAGAGAGAAGAG ATACGTGCAAACACGTTGATATATCAAGAAAAGCCAAGGCTGAAAACCGCTCTAGAAATGCTTCGGGCCAGCATGGGTCTTGAAGACAGCTTAAGCAAG GTGACCTTGCCATTTTTTGTGCTACATGGAGAGGCAGATACGGTGACTGATCCAGAAGTGAGCCGGGCTTTATATGAACAAGCCAGTAGCGAAGACAAAACCATGAAACTATATCCGGGAATGTGGCATGGGTTAACATCAGGCGAGCCTGATCACAACATTGATATCGTCTTTGGTGACATCATTTCGTGGCTCGACAAGCGATCAGaagatgattatattcctgaaaAGCAATTTTCCGACAATGTTGGTGGCATAGAGGTGGTTTCTCCTGTAGTGAAGATGAGTGAGCGCAAACCACGACGGAGTAAAACTCATGGCAGCTATCTTTGTGGGTGGAAGGGACGGCGGATGCTCCACCACTCCGCCATGTAG